DNA from Myxococcales bacterium:
ATGCACCACACGAGGTCGACGTCGAGTCGGTGGGCACGGCGCTGAACGAGGGTGCCCCAACACCCGACGAAGTGCTCGCGCAGGCCTCGCGCCACATTGGCTATCGGGAGGACGGCTCGGAGGTGACCCCTTGGGGCTCCCGATGGGGCTATCCGACCGGTGAGTGGTGCGGAATGTTCGTGATGTCGATGGTCGAGGACGCGGGAGGAAGCGTCGGCCCCAATGGCACGATCCCGAGGACCGAGTACACTCCGAACGGAGTAGCCTCTTTCAAAGCACGAGGCGAGTGGTTCGATACGCCCAAGAAGGGCGACATCATTTACTTCAACTGGCAAGACGGTGGTGACTCGATTGACCACGTGGGAATCGTGGCCGATCCCTCGGGGTGGCCGACCTCGGTCGTCACGATCGAAGGCAATTCGGGCGAAGCGGTGGTGAAGACGACCCGCTACAACAATGGCATCATCGCAGGCTTCGGTCGCCCACGCTATCGTCAGCCGGCCCCACCCCAGCGCGCCAAGCTCTTCGAGGTGCTGACGGGCGACTTCGACGGCGACGGCAAGACGGACCTCGCCACGGTCTCGCAGAACGCCAACGGCGGCTGGAGCGACTGGCTCGCGCTGGAATTCTCGAACGGGGGCTCGGGGCTCTGGCAGGCGCGAACGCCGCGCCACATGCGTAACGGTGGCAAGGACAGCATTTACCAGACGCTCACGGGTGACTTCAACGGGGATGGCAAGACGGACCTCGCTACAATCTCGCAGGCGGGCGGAGGGGGCTGGCGAGACTGGGTCGGCATGGAGATCTCGACGGGGACCGGCTTCGCGTCGGGCGTCTGGCGGGCAAGCACTCCGCTCCACATGCGGAATGGCGGAGCGCTCTCGGATTACCGCGTGTTCGCCGTCGACGTGAACGGCGACAAGAAGACCGACATCGTGACGATTGGCGTCAACGCTGCCGGGGGTTGGGCCGACTGGGCCGCCGTCGAGCTCTCCACCGGGACGGGATTCACCTCGCAGGTGTGGCCGCTCCGCTTGCCAAAGCACATTCGAAACGGCGGCTTCGGGCGCTACGAGGTCCTGCCCGGGGACTTCAACGGCGACGGGCGAATCGACCTCGCGGCCTTCGGCGGAGGTGCGGGCGGGTGGAAGGACTGGTACGCGGTCGCCCTCTCGACGGGGACGGGCTTCGTCTCTGCGGAGTGGCCGTCGACCACGCCACAACACGTACGCAACGGGGGGGTCGGTGGATATCGCTTCCTGGTGGGCGACTACAACGGAGACGGCAAGAGCGATATCGCGACCGTGTCGCCGCTCGGGAGTGGCGGGTGGAAGGACTGGATCCGGTGATCTCGACCGGCGCTGGCTTCTCGTCCGGCCCAGGGCCAGCGGCGACGCCCACGCACATGCGCAACGGCGGCGCCCTCGCCGACTACCGCGTCGTCGCCGCGGACTTGAATGGCGACGGCCGCACCGACCTCGTCACGGTGAGCCCCAACGGCGGCGGCGGCTGGGCCTCCTGGTACGCGGTCGAGCTGTCCAGTGGCACCGGGTTCCGGTCGACGATGTGGGCCACACCTACGCCAGGCCACATGCGCAACGGCGGATCCGGGGCGACATACCGCGTTCTCGTCGGAGACAGCGACGGCAACAGGCGGGCGGACCTCATCACGATCCCGGCCAACGCGGCGGGCGGGTGGCGCGACTGGTTCGCGGTCGACTTCCTCGGGCGCCTCGTTCGCCACCGGCATCCGGCGCGCTGCCACGCCACTCCACATGCGAAATGGCGGCCAGTAGTCGGGCCTGGGAAGTGCCGGCTCGTCTCGCGGTCGGAGCCGACTTCTCGCGGCCCCTCGCCCGAGCGCTGCTTCTCCACGGGCGAGGGCCCGCGCCCATCGTTTGCTCGCGTCGTTTCGGCCGCGCCGAGCACCGCCTCGGTCGGGTATCCTCCAAGCCCGTGGCGACGCCGGGGCGCCCGTAGCGAGGTGTCTATGCGCGTCCGTCTGTGGCTCTCTCCATTCGTGCTCGCCGTGGCCGCGTGCGGCGGCAGCGCAGACCCGAGATCTCCGGCGGCGCCGAACGCCGCGGCAGCGGGGAGGCCCGACGACGACACCGCGAGGGCGTGGGCGCAGCGCCTCCAGGAGCCGCAGAGACGCGCGGCGGCGGTCCGGCGGCTGAGGGTGCTGTTCGACGACGCCCCCGTCCATCAACGGCGCGGCGGCACGGAGCCGCCACGCTGCGAGACGAGATCGTGCCACCACTGGCCAAGCTCTACGAGGGAGGGGCTCGCGGACGCGACACTCGAGTCAACATCCTCGACCTGCTGACCGACGCCGGTGACCGGCGCGCCATCGGGGCGTTCACGCGCGCGCTGCGCGACGTGGACCCCGCCCACGAGGCCGAACCGCGGCTCGCCGCGGAGGCCACGAGGGCGCTGGTCCGCCAGGGCGCGCAGCTCCCCGCGGCTCTGGTGGAGGCGCTCTGGATGCAGCTCGAGGCGTTCCGTCCCTCTCAATCCCGCTCGGTGCTCTTCACGGCGCTGCTGCGCGACGCGGTGCTCGCGGTGCGCAGCCCCACCTACGGCCCGAAGGCCATCGCGCTCCTCGCCGCCCCGGCGGACACATCCCCCGCGTCGCAGACCGACCAGGTGCAGCACCTCCAGAGGACCGCGATCGACGTCCTCGACGCGCTCGACGCGCTCGACACGCTCCACACTCAGCGCGCGGCGAGAGCCTTGGTGGCGATCTTGCTCAGTCCGACGAAGTCCGCCCTCCACGAGCGCGCCACCGCGGTGCTCGTCCGCAGGCCCAAGGAGGCGGAGCCGGCGCTCCTCGGCGCGCTCAGCGGAGCCGACCCGGAGCTCGCCAAGCTCGCCGCGAGCTACCCGGACGGGGCTGGACCGGCCGCCCTCGTTCACACGCTGACGCTGCTCTCCACGCGCTCCGCGCGAGACGGGCTCGTGCCGCTCGTCGCAGCCGCGACGGACGACGGACGGCGGACGATGCTCGCCCTGAGCCTCCCTCGGTTTCCGAGCGACGCGAAGACGCAGGAGGGCTTCCTGCGCGCCTATGAGCAGCTCCCCGCGCGCTCGACGGGCTCGGCGGGGCCACGTGCGAGGGGACGGGGTGCTCTGCTGGGTGCGTCGGCCCGCTTCTACGATCCGCGCCTCGTGCCCTGGCTCATCAAGGAGCTTGGCACCGCGCAAGCGGAGGGCGCCGCCCCCGGCGCGGTCGACGCCATGGTCAAGCTCATGGATCCCACCCAGGTGGACGCCGTCCACCGCGCACTCGAGGGGCTCGCGAGCGCGGATCCGCAGCGCGCGCAGTTCCCCGGCGCCGCGCGCGTCACGAAGCGCTGCGGCCGCGACGCCGCCTGCTACGTGGAGATTATCGCGTTACCCAGCGCGCCCCCCTCGGCGACCGACGGCCCCTCCACCCCCGCGACGGGCGCGCGGCGATCCCACATCGCCGAGGCGATCAAGGCTTGCTGGATGGCGGCGATGTTCGGGGGCGACGGCACCCGCAAGGCGCTCCTCGCCAAGGTCGCTGCCACCAAGGAGCCGATCGTGCGGAGCGCGCTGCTCGACGCCATCGATCACCTCGCGCCTGAGGGCGACCTGGAGGGCGCCGAGCTGCTCGAGCGACTGAGCACCTCGAGCCCCCCACCTTCGGGCGCCGCCCCACTCACGGCCGCCGCCCCGCCCTCGGGCACCCCACTCACGGCCGCCACCCCGCCCTCGGGCACCCCACTCACGGCCGCCACCCCGCCCTCGGGCACCCCACTCACGGCCGCCGCCCTCAAGAAGGGCACCGCCGCGCCCCCGGGCGGCGCGCGCGACGTCGACGCCGACGCGGACACCGCCTCGCTGAGGACCGTCGCGCTGCGCCTGCGCTCGCGTGCGACTCGGTAGAATGAGCGGAGCTCGATCGCCCGCTCTTTGAGCCCGACGCCCTCGCCGAGCCGCGTCGAGCGCGGAGCCCGCCCGTCCCTTCAGAACGACGCGCCGAACGCCCCGAGGGCGCCACCCGGCACCGGGGCCGCTCCCCACGTCCAGCGCGAGGCGGGGCCTTCGTGAGGCGCGAGCCCGTGGGCCGACGCTGGGCGCGGCGCCGTGAGGTAGAGCACGATCCCGGTCACGAGCGCCGCCCCCCCGATCCCCGCGACGACGCCCGCCACGGTGCGTCGACCGATGATCGCGTCCAGCTGGTCTTGGGTGCAGCTCCGGGTGAGACCGCAGGTGTCGTGGAGCTCGCGCGCGTCGCCGTTCGACGTGAGCCCGAGCACGCCGCCGACGCCGAGACCGACGAGGCCAGCTGCCCCGACCACGAGCCCGACGACGCGCCGCGTGCCGGGGCCACGCTCGTCGCCAGGGGGGGGCTGCGTGGAGGCCGGCGCGGGGGCGGGGGCGGGCAGCGGAGCCGCGGCGGGGGACCGCCCCAAGACGCCGACGACGACGCGGTTGTGCTCGCCCTGCCGCACGAGGACGCGCTCCTCTTTCGTGTCGCTGCCGCGCACGAAGACGATCGTGTGTGCGCCCGGATCGACGTCGACCGCGGTCCCGTCGAGGCCCGCGCGGAGCGGCGCCCCGTCGATCGTGACCTTCACGTCGAAGAGGTCGCGCCCGCCGCCATCTCGGGCCGAGAGCACCACCGAGGGGAGGCTCTCGGCGACCTCGCCGAGCCACTTCTCGCAGTCGTTGCGGACGAGCCCTGGACACACGTCACCGCGGCACACCCGCAGCTGCTCGCGCGCCGCGAGGAGCTTGTTCGCGAGGCGCAGGCGCTGGGCGTCTTCGTACGAAGTGACGCAGGCGAGCTTGTCCTTCGCCTGCTGCTCGCTCGTCGGCTCGGCCGCGGGTGGCGCTGGTGGTGCGGCGGGGGCGCTCGGCCCGTCGGCCGCGAGCGCGAGCCCCGCCTGGGTCGAGCAGAGCGCGACGAGCCCCACGACGGCGACGAGCCGCGTGCCGGAGCGCTCAATCATCGCGGGCATCCCTCGAAGCGTCCGCGCCCGCATCGGGGCTCGACGGCCTCATCGAGTAAATCTTGAAGCTCGTCATCTCTTCGAACTCGACCGTACCGACGACCGGGGCCGTAGTGGTGACGTTGGCCGCCCGCTCTCCTTCCACCGGCACCCCCGTGGCGACGGCGATCCAGAGCTTGAGCGTCTGGGTGCCGGCCTGGGCGCCGCTGACGGTGCGCCGCACCTCGACCCCAAACACGGGCACATCGGCCCCCTCGACGTCGATCATCTTGCGACCCAGGAAGGTCATCAACCCCGCCTGCCGGAACGAGGTGGCGGGAACGGAGTTCTGGCCCTGGCAGTCGTGGATCGCGGTCAGATCGCGCTCGACGGCGGGTCCGAACCAAGGGTTCCCCGCGTCGCATCGCCAGCTCGCCGTGTTGGTCATCGTGCCGAACCACGTCTGGATGTCCTTGCCGCTGACCTCGAGGAGTCGATCTCCACTCCTGCAGAAGTCGAGGCTCCAGGTGTGGCGAATGGCCGCCCTCATCGTGAAGGTGTAGCAGTCCGGCCCGCCAACCGTCATCGACCCCGTCATCGGAACGAGGAGGCGATTCTCCTGGACGTTGCCGTTGCTAAGTTGCGTAAGCGTGGGCGCCCCCACTCCGGCGTATTGATAGTCGCCCAGCGCGAGCAGATAGTCGGGCACGGGAATCGAGGCGCCATCGAGGGTCACGTCCGCCGCGGCGTCGCTGCCGTCCGCGAGCGCGTCCTCGACGCGCGCGTCCTCTGGGCGTCGTGCGTCGTCCGCGCGCGCGTCCTCGACGGGAGTGCCCCCGTCGTCGCCGGGCTTGACGCCTCCCATGAGGCCCTCGAGCGACGTGCACGCGACCAGCACGAGGCCCGTGAGAACACCAGCGACCGGGAGCGGGAGCGGGAGGCGGCGCCTGGTCGCTCCAGCGACCACTGAACGCTGTGGATACATGCGCGAATTTCCCCAATTTCGGGGTGAGTGTCAAGGTCGCCGAGCACGAACCACGCCGCTGCCGGTTGTCCAACAGCGCGAACGGACGGCACCGTTCCTGGGCGCGGCCCCATCGTTTCGCCTACGAGCGCCGACGGCGTCGCGCGCCGACGTCGCGGGTGGCAGACCGGGGACGGCTCGGACGGTGGCGCCTCGGGCGCTGAGCGATCGCACGTTCGCGCACGCGACGCCGCCCCTTCCGGCAGGCTGGGTTCGTCGCCCCCCCGTGCGCGCCGATCCGCGCGGGCGCGAGCTGTCGAGCGCGAGGCGGGCTGATCGCTGCGCCGAAGGCGCGGCGTCCAGCGGCGCTGAAGGCCGAGAGCAGCACCTCGGGTCGTCGGCGTGCCGGCGGCTGTCGGAGGGCCCGCTGGGGTTGAGTTCGTCCCCCTTCGGGCCCGGAGATCCACTAGGCTCACGGGTCATGGAGGCCTCGCCGCGCACGACCGTCCTCGGGGGGCGCTACCGGCTCGACGGGCTCATCGGCGAGGGCGGCATGGGCGCCATCCACCGGGCGACGGACCTCACCCTCGAGCGCCAGGTCGCGGTGAAGGTCGTGCGCCCCCAGGCGAACTCGCCCGAGGCGCGCGAGCGCTTTCTCCGCGAGGCGCGGAGCACTGCGCAGATCCGGCACCCGAACATCGTCGAGGTCTTCGATTTCGGTCAGACCGAGAGCGGAGACCTCTTCTTCGTCATGGAGCTCTTGCGGGGGGAGTCGCTCGCGGTCCGCCTCCAGCGCGAAGGCCGCATCCCGCTCGAGGAGTTCGTCACGCTCGCGGGCGAGCTCTGCGACGGGTTCGGCGCGGCGCACGCGGCGGGGCTCATCCACCGCGACATCAAGCCGGCGAACGTCATGCTCGTCCGCCACGGCAATCGGCACGACTTGGTCAAGATACTTGACTTTGGCATCGCCAAGTCGGAGAATGCGACCACCCACCTCACCGAGGCGGGCATGTTCCTCGGCACCCTCGAGTACATCGCCCCGGAGCAGATCCTCGGCTCGGCGCCGCTCGACGCGCGCGCCGACGTCTACGCCCTGGGCTCGCTCTTCTACCGAATGCTCTGCGGCTCCTCGCTCTTCCCGAAGGCGGCGCGCTCCGGCCTCATCCACCACCACCTCGAGGTCGCGCCCGAGCGCCCTTCGGTCCGCGTCCCCGAGGCGGGTATCCCGCGCGCGCTCGAAGACCTCGTGCTCCGATGTCTGTCGAAGTCACCGGAGGATCGCCCTCAGAACGCGAGCGAGCTCCGCGCGGCGCTCGACGAGGCGCTCGGCGCGCCAGCGCAGGCGCGGCCCCGACCGACCGCGCCGGAGCGCCTGCCCGCGAAGCCGACCGAGGGCGCGGCCGAGCCGCTCATCGAGGTCGAGATCAGCGCGGCCTTCGAGCGCACCGTGCCGACGCCGCGCGCGGGAGAGCCCGTCTTCGCGCCCGCCCCCGTGGCCGACCTCCAGCTCGACCTCAGCACGAGGCGCCACCCCAGCCCGAGCGCGCCCGATCGCACCGAGGTCATGGCGCGACCGGCGGGTCCGACCTGCGGCGCGTGCGGGGTCGCCGTGCCCCCCGGGACCCGCACCTGCGCGGCGTGCAGCGCGCCGCAAGCCCCGCCACGAGCCCCGCGAGACAGCGCGCCGCGAGAGTCCGCGCTGGGTGGCGTCGCGCCGGGAGATGTCCGCGCGGGCGTACGCTTGGCCGAACCGTGGAGCGGCGACGTCGCGCTCGCGCGGGTCAAGCGCGCGCCGGGCACCCTCCTCGAGCGCGACGGGCCGCCCGTGTGGCTCGTGCCCCTCGCGGTGCTCCCCATCTGGCTCGCGATCGTCGTCATCCTGCTGTGCGGCGCGTCGGCCGCGGGGCTCTGGGCGTTCCAGGTCGATGCCAAGATCGCCTATTGGGGGCTCGCGGTCGTGTCCACCCTCGCCGGCATCGGCATCTACGTGCGCCGCCGCATCGAGGCGGCTGAGTGACGCGCGCGGAGTGGGCCGTGGCGCCGTGATCGGGCAGGTCCTCGGCGACCGATACAACCTCGTCGCGCTGCTCGGGCAAGGCGGGATGGCGACGGTGTACCGCGCCAGGGACTTGCGGCTCGAGCGCGACGTGGCCGTGAAGCTGCTCGCGTACGACCTGCAGGGCGATCCGGTCTACCTCCAGCGCTTCGAGAAAGAGGCCAAGCTCTCCGCGCAGCTCCGTCACCCGAACCTCGTCGAGGTCTTCGACGTCGCCGTCTCGAGCGACGACGAACAGTACCTCGTGATGGAGCTGCTGCAGGGCGAGTCGCTCGGCGCCCGCGCCGCTCGTGGGCCGATGCCGCTCGACGAATTCCTGGCCCTCGCCCAGCAGATCGCCGCAGGGATCGCGGTGCTCCACGCGGCGGGGGTGGTGCATCGCGACCTGTCCGCGAACAACGTGATGTTGGTCGAGGGTGGCGCGCGCGTGAAGGTGCTCGACCTCGGCATCGCGAAGGCACAGAACGCGCAGACGCTCACGGAGCCCGGGAGCTTCATCGGCACGCTCGAGTCGATGTCCCCCGAACAGATCCGCGGCGACGAGGTGGGGCCGCCGGCCGACGTGTACGCGCTCGGCATCCTCTTCTACCGCATGCTCACCGGCGCGCCCCCGTTCGCCGGCGAAGCGGCGACGCTCATCTACCAGCACCTGCACGTGCCCCCGGGCGCGATGATGGCGCCGGCGGAGCTGCCCGAGGGCGTCATCGACCTCGTCGCGTGGTGCCTCGAGAAGGCCCCTTCGGCGCGCCCGGCCGACGCGACGGAGCTGCACCAGGCGCTCTCGGCGCTCGCGCGGGGGGAGGCACCGGAGCCGCGCGCGCCGGCCGCGCCACCCCCGCTGCCCGTGCCGGACCTGACTGCCCACGTGCCACGCCGCCCTCCCCCCGCCGCCGCCGTGACCGTCGCACCCCCACGGTCGCGGAGCTCCGTGGCGCCGCTCGGCGCGCCCGCCGGCGCTGGGCAGCGCCCGCCCGAGAGGGTGATCGAGCCCGACGAGGAGGAGCGCAGCTCCGAGCCGCTCGAGCTCGAGGCGGTGGCCCGCAAGCCCGAGTCGCTCGTCGCCGCGACGCCCCTCGCCTGCGCCACCTGCGGCCTCGTGCTGCACGTCTCGACCGATACGTGCCCGTCCTGCGGCGTCGGCGCGCTCTCCGCGCTCACGCCCTTTCGCCCCGCGATGGTGGTGCGGGCCCCCGTGCCGGCGTGGATAGCGCCCCTCGGGGTGTTCCCGACCGGCGTCTCGAAGCGAGTGGCCACCTACGGGTTTGGAGTGGCCGCGCTGCTGGCCTTGGTCGGACTCGGGTGGGCCTCGCTGTTCTTCGCGACGGTCGCCGGCGTCGCGTGCGCGGCCTTCTACGTGCGGCGCCGCGTCGAGGGCGATGGGTGACGCCGGCCTGTAGGCCGGGGCCAACAGCGTAGGGGCCAGCCCCGGGGAGCTCGCCTCGCGCGCGGAGGAATCCTGCGTGCTCGGACTCCCGCGCGGCTGGCCTTCGGGTTGCAAGACGTCCGAGCATGGACTCCCTCGACCTGCGCGACCTGCCGCCCGATCTCCCCGTCCCCGAGCTCGACCTGCCGCCGCCCCGCGGGGTCGAGGGCGAGGCGCCGCGCGTCGAGCCGGGCGAGCCGCTGGAGCTCGCGGACGCGCCAGCGTGGCACGTGGCGACCGGAGTGCGCACGAGGGCGTGTCCCGTGTGCCAGTGGCGCCGGGCTCACGCAGTGGGCCTGCCACGAGTGCGGTGAGCGCCTGGGGGCGGACTCAGGCCTCGCGCTCGCGGGCTCGACGGTGCCGGCTCGCGGCGACTGGCGCGCGGAGCCGCCGCACGCGGGCGGGCGCGGGGCGCTGGCGGCCATCGCCGACGCGGTGCCGCTCGGCGTGGGCAAGCGGCTCCTGCTCTACCCGCTCCTCGCGGCATTCTTCTGTAACCTATTGATTCCATGCCGATTTCACGAGACGTGGGCATGCCTCGTGCTCGCCCTGTTCGGCGGCGTCGTGGTCGCCGCGCACCGCGTAGCGTACCGGCAGTGGCCCGCCGAGGAGTGAGCCCGGCGTCTGAGTCGCCGCGCACGCTCGGCCACTCACGTGCATTCTGCACAGACCTCGGGGCGCGCTCGCGTCGGTGGCGGCCGAGGACTGAGGCGGGTCAACGCGCCGGCGCGGAGCGCAGCTCGAGGGCCAAGGTCGCCCGGCTCCAGCCTGCCCGATGCTCTATGGTGCGCGGGTGCGTTCTCGAAGCGCCCGCCGCGTCGCTGCCCCGTCCCCCCGCGCGATGCCCGCGCCCTGCCTCGCGCTCGCCGCGCTCGCCGCGCTCGCCGCGCTCGCCGCGGGCCTCGCCGGCTGCGCGCGCGACACGGTGCCCCCGCGCGATGCCCGCGCGCTCCCTCCGGGCCCGATGCTCGGCGCAGCCCCGGCCGACACGCGCCACGCGCTGCTGTGCGGCGAGTGGCGACGGGCCGTCGGGTACGACCGCGAGGCGAGCGCGCACACCTCGTTCGCCGAGCTCCGGCCCGCGCAGAGCTGCTTCGTCGAGGTCACCCACACGCCCGCGGGCGCGCGGCCCTCGCCGACGCCCGCCGGCTGCGGCTTCCCCACCGAGGCGACATTCGCCCACGTCGCGCGGCTGGCGTTGGCCTACGACGCGATCGCGGACGGCGACACGGTCGCGCTCCCTCACGACCTCGCGTGCCCGCTCGCGGCCTCGGTTCGGAGCGACGCGGCGCGGCAGAACGCCCGGGCGCTCCGGGCGCTCGCGGCGCTCTCCCGCGCGCCGCTCCGCGCCTACGCGTACGCGGCGGTGCTGGTACCCGGCTACGGCGCGGCCGCGCAGGGCGACAGCGCGCTCGTCGGCGCTCCGCCGGACGCGGCGTGTGGGGACTGGGCGGCCGAGGTCGAGCTCCCGCGCCTAGGCGTCAACGTCGAGCGCGCGCGCCGCGCGGCGGAGGCGCTCCGTGGGGGCGTCGCGCCGGTCGTGATCGTGAGCGGGGGCGCGGTGCACTCGCCGCTCGTCGAGGCGTTCGCGCTGGCGAACGTGCTGCGGTGCGCGGGCGGCGTCCCCACCGAGCGAATCCTCGTGGACCCGTGCGCGGACCACACGCACACGAACCTGCGCAACCTGGGCGCCATGGTCGTGGGCCTCGGCGCGCGAACGGCCTACCTCGTGACCGATGGCGGGCTCCAGTCGGCGTACCTCTCCGACTTCACGGCGTTCGACCTCTTCGGCGGCTCGGTCGACCAGCGCAGCCTGCGCGATTTCGGCTACCTGCTGGGCGCGTGGCGGCGGGCGAGCCGCGGCCTCGAGGGTGGGTTCTGGTACACGCCTTACCGCTTCTGGGCGGAGCGCGAGCCCGTCACCTGCGTCACGGGCCCGCTCGACGGGCCGGGCCGGTGATACGTGCAGTATACACGGACCTCGGCGCGCGCGCGCCTCAGCGAAGACCGTACCGCTTGAGGAGCGAGAGCAGGTAGGGGCGGTCCATTTTCGCGAGCCTCGCGGCCTCCGACGCGTTGCCTTGGGCGCGCGCGAGCAGCGCCGCCACGTAGGACCGCTCGAACTCGGCGACCGCGCGCGCGCGCGCGTCGCGGTACCGCTCGACGGCGGCGCCGCCGTCCGCGGGCTCGAGGGCCCCTCCCGCGGCGGGCATGGCGGGCATGGGGTACCCGGGGTGCGCGTCGAGCTCACCCGCGAGCGCTCGCTCCACGGCGTTGCGCAGCTCACGGACGTTGCCCGCCCAGTGCTGGAGACGCCACCGCTCGACCAACTCCGCCGGGAGCGCGTCCGCGGCGCCCGCCAGGTCGAGCGTGAAGTGCGCGACGAGCGCCGGCACGTCCTCGGGCCGCTCGCGGAGCGGGGGCAGCGAGATGAGCGCTCCGGCCAGACGATAGTAGAGGTCCGCGCGGAAGGCCGCCCGGTTCACCTCGGCGCGCAGATCGCGGTGCGTCGCCGAGACCACGCGCACGTCGAGCTCGATCTCGCGCTCCCCGCCCACGCGGCGCACGCGCCGGCGCTCGAGGGCGCCGAGCAGCGACGCCTGCGCGGTCTGCGAGAGCTCGCCGATCTCGTCGAGGAACACGGTGCCCCCCCGCGCGCGCTCGAAGGCCCCCGCGTGCCTCGCCACGGCGCCGGTGAAGGCCCCGCGCTCGTGACCGAACAGCTCCGACTCGACGAGCGCGTGCGGGAGCGCGCCGCAGTCGACCACGACGAACGGGCCCGCCCGGCGCGGCCCCTCGTCGTGCAGGGCGCGCGCGACGAGCTCCTTTCCGGTGCCGGTCTCGCCCAACACGAGCACCGAGCCGCCGAAGGCCGCGAGGCGCCTCACCTGCCGGACGACCTCGAGCATACGCGGGCTCACCGTCACGAAGCCTGGCAGCGCACGAGGCGCCTCCGCCGCCGCGTCGGCCGCGCGCGAGACCACGAGGACCGTGTCGCCGAGCAGGAGCGCGGTGTCCCAGGGGACGTCGCCGTCGCGCAGGCGCGAGCGCCCGGAGTAGGTGCCGTTCGAGCTGCCGAGGTCGCGCACCCGCACGCCGGCCTCGCTCGCTTCGAGCTCGAGGTGATAGCGGCTCACGGTGGGGTCGGAGAGCACGAAGCCGTTGTCCGCCGCGGTCCCGATCGAGAGCGGAGCGCGCGCGTCGGCCTCGACGTGCTTGCCCGCGTCGACCCCACGAGCCACGGTGAGCGAGAGGCGCGCCGCGGGCGCCATCGCGGCAGCGGGCGTCCGCGTGTGCTTTCGCGTGAGGCCCGCGCTCAAGGTCCCGGCCACCGCGAGGGCCGGCGATCGTCGAGCCGCGCGAGCTCCTGCGTGAAGATCCGGCGGGCGATGGCGATCGCGCACGCGTACGTGCTGTCGACCCCGAAGAAGCTGAGGCTCTTCGAGAGCAGCGACTGCCGACGGGAGTACGGCGTATCCGACGCGTAGTGGAGCAGGCCCACGTCGAAGTGCACGTCGGGCGTGAGGTTCACGATCTCGTTCGACGGGAGCCGCCGCGGGTTCGAGAGCTCGTGCACGCCGCCAAGGAAGGGGCCGGCCTCCATCTCGAGGACCGTGTAGCCCTCCCGATAGAAGGTCGCCATGTAGTCCTTGTTCTGGAGGAACGCGCTCCGCACCGTCACCGCCGACTGGTTGTCGAAGACGCTCCCGAAGCGCAGGAACGGCGCCACCGCGTCGGCCGTGATGGCGTTGCGGAAGAGGAAGGTGTTGCCCGAGTGCTCGTCGTACACCGTGTTCGAGAGCAGCACGTCGCCCACGCGCCCGTTCAGCGTCGCCGCCTTCCCCATGATGTAGATTCCACGCACTTCGCCCACGCCCTGGCCCACGCGCGACAGCAGGTGGTAGGCCGCCATGCCGAGCGGGTAGTCGATGTTGATGAGCACCGCCTCGCTCTGGGCGAGGCGCTCGACGCCGGGCACGCGGAGGCGCGGATCGATGGCGGTGGGGTCCAGGTCGGAGAGCCGGAGGATCTGCGCGTCGACGTCGATGCGCCCTGGGCCGGAGAGGTGCAGGAGGCCCTTGGTGGACTCGAACCGTCGCACCTCGTTCATCTTGGAGTCGTCGCGCCC
Protein-coding regions in this window:
- a CDS encoding protein kinase is translated as MEASPRTTVLGGRYRLDGLIGEGGMGAIHRATDLTLERQVAVKVVRPQANSPEARERFLREARSTAQIRHPNIVEVFDFGQTESGDLFFVMELLRGESLAVRLQREGRIPLEEFVTLAGELCDGFGAAHAAGLIHRDIKPANVMLVRHGNRHDLVKILDFGIAKSENATTHLTEAGMFLGTLEYIAPEQILGSAPLDARADVYALGSLFYRMLCGSSLFPKAARSGLIHHHLEVAPERPSVRVPEAGIPRALEDLVLRCLSKSPEDRPQNASELRAALDEALGAPAQARPRPTAPERLPAKPTEGAAEPLIEVEISAAFERTVPTPRAGEPVFAPAPVADLQLDLSTRRHPSPSAPDRTEVMARPAGPTCGACGVAVPPGTRTCAACSAPQAPPRAPRDSAPRESALGGVAPGDVRAGVRLAEPWSGDVALARVKRAPGTLLERDGPPVWLVPLAVLPIWLAIVVILLCGASAAGLWAFQVDAKIAYWGLAVVSTLAGIGIYVRRRIEAAE
- a CDS encoding YdcF family protein; this encodes MPAPCLALAALAALAALAAGLAGCARDTVPPRDARALPPGPMLGAAPADTRHALLCGEWRRAVGYDREASAHTSFAELRPAQSCFVEVTHTPAGARPSPTPAGCGFPTEATFAHVARLALAYDAIADGDTVALPHDLACPLAASVRSDAARQNARALRALAALSRAPLRAYAYAAVLVPGYGAAAQGDSALVGAPPDAACGDWAAEVELPRLGVNVERARRAAEALRGGVAPVVIVSGGAVHSPLVEAFALANVLRCAGGVPTERILVDPCADHTHTNLRNLGAMVVGLGARTAYLVTDGGLQSAYLSDFTAFDLFGGSVDQRSLRDFGYLLGAWRRASRGLEGGFWYTPYRFWAEREPVTCVTGPLDGPGR
- a CDS encoding VCBS repeat-containing protein → MISTGAGFSSGPGPAATPTHMRNGGALADYRVVAADLNGDGRTDLVTVSPNGGGGWASWYAVELSSGTGFRSTMWATPTPGHMRNGGSGATYRVLVGDSDGNRRADLITIPANAAGGWRDWFAVDFLGRLVRHRHPARCHATPHAKWRPVVGPGKCRLVSRSEPTSRGPSPERCFSTGEGPRPSFARVVSAAPSTASVGYPPSPWRRRGARSEVSMRVRLWLSPFVLAVAACGGSADPRSPAAPNAAAAGRPDDDTARAWAQRLQEPQRRAAAVRRLRVLFDDAPVHQRRGGTEPPRCETRSCHHWPSSTREGLADATLESTSSTC
- a CDS encoding protein kinase, with the translated sequence MIGQVLGDRYNLVALLGQGGMATVYRARDLRLERDVAVKLLAYDLQGDPVYLQRFEKEAKLSAQLRHPNLVEVFDVAVSSDDEQYLVMELLQGESLGARAARGPMPLDEFLALAQQIAAGIAVLHAAGVVHRDLSANNVMLVEGGARVKVLDLGIAKAQNAQTLTEPGSFIGTLESMSPEQIRGDEVGPPADVYALGILFYRMLTGAPPFAGEAATLIYQHLHVPPGAMMAPAELPEGVIDLVAWCLEKAPSARPADATELHQALSALARGEAPEPRAPAAPPPLPVPDLTAHVPRRPPPAAAVTVAPPRSRSSVAPLGAPAGAGQRPPERVIEPDEEERSSEPLELEAVARKPESLVAATPLACATCGLVLHVSTDTCPSCGVGALSALTPFRPAMVVRAPVPAWIAPLGVFPTGVSKRVATYGFGVAALLALVGLGWASLFFATVAGVACAAFYVRRRVEGDG
- a CDS encoding FG-GAP repeat protein, coding for MLALLVVAAGCAPDEVEPPYAPHEVDVESVGTALNEGAPTPDEVLAQASRHIGYREDGSEVTPWGSRWGYPTGEWCGMFVMSMVEDAGGSVGPNGTIPRTEYTPNGVASFKARGEWFDTPKKGDIIYFNWQDGGDSIDHVGIVADPSGWPTSVVTIEGNSGEAVVKTTRYNNGIIAGFGRPRYRQPAPPQRAKLFEVLTGDFDGDGKTDLATVSQNANGGWSDWLALEFSNGGSGLWQARTPRHMRNGGKDSIYQTLTGDFNGDGKTDLATISQAGGGGWRDWVGMEISTGTGFASGVWRASTPLHMRNGGALSDYRVFAVDVNGDKKTDIVTIGVNAAGGWADWAAVELSTGTGFTSQVWPLRLPKHIRNGGFGRYEVLPGDFNGDGRIDLAAFGGGAGGWKDWYAVALSTGTGFVSAEWPSTTPQHVRNGGVGGYRFLVGDYNGDGKSDIATVSPLGSGGWKDWIR